A genomic segment from Yimella sp. cx-51 encodes:
- a CDS encoding disulfide bond formation protein DsbA produces MTETGGRRAAEMFFDPMCPWAWMTSRWLMEVEKVRDVDMTWTVMSLSVLNEGRDLSEGYREMLDRAWLPVRTIIAAQQHGPEVNKKLYDAMGQRIHLEQRGKDADDLRAVCVEALAEAGLPAQLIEHAAPVKGDDVDMALRASHQRAMDLVGDEVGTPVVAFEGVAFFGPVVTPAPKGEAAGKLWDGCLLVAGTPGFYELKRTRDADPDFS; encoded by the coding sequence GTGACTGAAACCGGTGGCCGCAGGGCGGCAGAGATGTTCTTCGATCCGATGTGCCCATGGGCGTGGATGACCTCCCGCTGGCTCATGGAGGTCGAGAAGGTGCGCGACGTCGACATGACCTGGACGGTGATGTCGCTCAGCGTTCTCAACGAGGGACGCGATCTGTCCGAGGGCTACCGCGAGATGCTCGACCGCGCATGGTTGCCGGTCCGCACCATCATCGCCGCCCAACAGCACGGACCCGAGGTCAACAAGAAGCTGTACGACGCGATGGGTCAGCGCATCCATCTCGAGCAGCGCGGCAAGGACGCCGACGACCTGCGTGCGGTCTGTGTGGAAGCACTGGCCGAGGCGGGTCTACCGGCTCAGCTGATCGAACACGCTGCGCCGGTGAAGGGCGACGATGTGGACATGGCGCTCCGTGCCTCGCACCAGCGGGCGATGGACCTCGTCGGTGACGAGGTGGGCACCCCGGTCGTGGCCTTCGAGGGCGTCGCCTTCTTCGGCCCGGTCGTCACGCCGGCACCCAAGGGAGAAGCTGCGGGAAAACTGTGGGACGGCTGCCTGCTCGTCGCGGGCACGCCCGGCTTCTACGAGTTGAAGCGCACCCGCGACGCCGATCCCGACTTCAGCTGA
- a CDS encoding ribose-5-phosphate isomerase, translating to MRVHIGGDHAAFELQRALVDWLGEEGHEVVDHGPKEYDELDDYPVFVLRAAEAVAADPGSLGIVLGGSGNGEQMAANKVEGIRAALAYSTELAQLAREHNDAQIVSLGGRFHTQEQAQAIVKVFLETPFSGADRHQRRIDMVAKYDQDGTLPPQP from the coding sequence ATGCGAGTACACATCGGTGGCGACCACGCCGCCTTCGAACTGCAGCGTGCACTGGTCGACTGGCTCGGAGAGGAGGGCCACGAGGTGGTCGACCACGGGCCGAAGGAGTACGACGAACTGGACGACTACCCCGTCTTCGTGCTGCGTGCGGCGGAGGCCGTCGCGGCCGATCCGGGCTCGTTGGGCATCGTCCTGGGTGGTTCGGGCAACGGCGAGCAGATGGCAGCCAACAAGGTGGAGGGCATCCGTGCCGCGCTGGCCTACTCCACCGAACTGGCCCAACTCGCCCGTGAGCACAACGACGCGCAGATCGTCTCGCTGGGTGGCCGGTTCCACACCCAGGAGCAGGCGCAGGCGATCGTGAAGGTCTTCCTGGAGACGCCCTTCTCCGGTGCCGACCGTCACCAGCGCCGAATCGACATGGTTGCGAAGTACGACCAGGACGGAACACTGCCGCCGCAGCCGTGA